A region from the Hydra vulgaris chromosome 10, alternate assembly HydraT2T_AEP genome encodes:
- the LOC105845879 gene encoding uncharacterized protein LOC105845879 isoform X3: protein MNNTRYHEVSEILYKHLPNQRKLPDYAIKKAKELMHLKPNKKLLQKELNKSTGKIITLRDLSNIAASSKKVENRNDITTFVTTLKDKYNANVEVLLDSDNNLKGIFFQDDIMHSAYNSYPEFLCSDATYKLLQIRLPVYIVLCEDSCVMLSWFLKADDVQKALSGTLINKSAVEKRPNCIPSSILDESALELLSSLQIYFSSDAWKALDKVIKAKKNQHIWPCAVCLKSTSEENKTGNAIACDSYLLWSHKKCVGQKENFFLKARYWFCRTCYGK, encoded by the exons ATTCTCTATAAGCACTTGCCAAATCAAAGAAAACTTCCAGATTATGCTATCAAGAAAGCTAAAGagttaatgcatttaaagcCGAACAAAAAACTGCTACAAAAAGAGTTGAATAAATCCACAGGTAAAATTATCACTCTAAGAGATCTTTCAAACATTGCTGCTTCATCTAAGAAAGTTGAAAACAGGAATGATATCACGACCTTTGTTACAACTTTAAAAGACAAATATA atgcTAATGTTGAAGTTTTATTAGATTCTGACAACAATTTGAAAgggattttttttcaagacgATATTATGCACAGTGCGTACAATTCATATCCAGAGTTCCTTTGTTCTGATGCAACATATAAACTGTTACAAATTCGTCTGCCTGTTTATATTGTACTTTGTGAAGATAGTTGTG TGATGCTTAGTTGGTTTTTAAAAGCTGACGACGTACAGAAAGCTCTTTCTGGTACCCTTATCAATAAGAGTGCTGTAGAAAAAAGACCGAATTGTATTCCATCATCTATACTTGATGAAAGTGCATTAGAGTTGCTTTCTTCATTGCAAATATACTTTAGCTCAGATGCATGGAAAGCACTTGATAAAGTAATCAaggctaaaaaaaatcaacatatatGGCCATGCGCTGTTTGCCTGAAGAGCACAAGCGAAGAAAATAAAACTGGCAATGCAATAGCATGTGATTCATACTTGTTGTGGTCACATAAAAAATGTGTAGGACAAAAAgagaatttctttttaaaagcaaGGTATTGGTTTTGTCGCACTTGTTATGgaaaataa